Part of the Pieris rapae chromosome 14, ilPieRapa1.1, whole genome shotgun sequence genome is shown below.
gcTGGCAGCCGGATTGTGGAAGCTGGCCAATCCCTATGTGGGTTATAGGCATGGACGATATTAGAAAACATTgattcaaattcatttattcataaaggtaacaaaaacacttatgaatgtcaaaaaataattaccacAAAGAAATAGGACGCGTCTTTATCTATTTCTTTGTTGATAAAAAGTACAGAGGAAGTGTGAGAGAGACTACGacatgaaaacattaaataaataaacacaatatttcttaggaaaaatattttatttagactgctgataaatgtttaattccatggagattttttttaatattatgtagaagCACCTCGAATTTTCCATGATTGTTTCCCTGtaatgaaacataaaaatactcattagatattatttaaaaatcctttcagtgtgtttttttatacacgTGTCTTCACTAAAATATCATAGATCGTTACcagttaaattaacattaagtaatttaagtccaAACATActaaaaagcatttttaacACTAGAAAGTGTCTAATAACACTACTTATGATCGTTATGAAAGGGAAGACACTCTGTAACAATGTTCTGTTGTTTCACTCACAGTTTAGCTCTGAATACTAACATGCACTAACACTTATTCACTAGTTCAATAAACGAAAGCTTTCCACTTTTATACCAATTTATAacctacattaaaaattgaagtataacttaaacttgtatgtttatttattattactggaCACTAATTAATCGGAAACTTAATCAAAATGAGAgagataaattgaaaaagttattctttaatatagggagcgttcaagttacatcacgcaatttttggagattcttgACCACCCCATGTAACGCACGGTAACGTTTTTCTATACCCAATAGTAAACCAACTGATTAaaccttatatttttctttataatataaccacAAAATAATAGCCTCCACGTCCATTTTCTACGTTCTACCGAACTAGACTGACGAGTACTCTCGCAACGCGCATTAGCGCTCATCATCTGATCTCTCTTCAAATTTGATCGCGCGTTGACGCGCATTACATGTGAACCCTTAAGCTGGGTTCAGATTATTGTGTCGTGATGTGTTCGGGCGCTATGTGTCGTGATGCGTAGTGTTCATACTGGTGTGTCGTGGTGTGTTGCAATATGGCACAATTTTAcatcattaataatttgtgaGTTGTGCGGTATATACgtgtaaaatgtttttcttgGAATCATTTGGTACTGACGGTGATTTTGAAGAAGATATACGATTTCTTATCATGGCAAGTCttcttaaaaaaagaaaaatgtttattttttaaagatttggtttatttaatgttgttgCTATTTCCTCCCAAACAGAATTCCTGACACCTTGATCCTTGTAATCTTTAGCTTTTATGTCATAAAGAACTTTATATTGGCGTACTAACTCAATAAGTTCGTCAGacatttttgcaaaaaaaaaatgacggGTAACAACTACATTTACCGCGGTAACGCGCCGTACTGCTAGATTCACATCAGTGTGGTGTGTTGTGGCTCGACAGATCCCCCACCACCTCTAAGGCGCGACCGGGCGCGAACGGTCGACGCCACGACAGACGCCGCCACAACACAATGCAACACATTGATGTGAAActagtcataataaatctttgaGACTGATTGCATTCTGTCGCGCCGCGACACACCCCGACACAGTAATATGAACCTAGCTTTAGGCATCAGTTTAAGTTTCATCAAtccaggttcgaatttaatgacgtggaataagtgataccacgatgatcttatgttccatataaacgtatttcatttcatttcaaaaatcggttcagtagtttttgagATATGGGTTTTCACACATTTCTGGACAAGGGACTAAGGACATATGCactataatgtatttataatattattttatttcaagtcagtaattttttttaatacttttattttattacaattttaaattacctcTGATCACTCATCACCATCATTCTCCGGATCGGGTTCATCAAAATCTCTAACTTTCACATCAGCATCTTCGCCAAACTGAATTATATTGTCAATGGTGATCAAAATGTTGTCTATGCTCTCTTCATCTTTAATATTTAGCGGGTAAAATCTAACCaaactaaaattttcaataacttCACCGATCGCCTCTGTTAACTTTGCATATTTTTCGTGCCATCGTGAATTAACATTTCGCATATCTGCTAATAACACGTGTGGGTCTGGGTCTAAGTAACtgaaacagtaaaaaaaagttttattgcaAAGTTGGATGCTGTAACGCAGATGTTTTTTTGCCAAACGGCCGCCCAAAAAGAGTAGTCATCTAAACTCATTTTAGTGGGTGTGTTGCCAGCCTTTGATGAAGGAGCATACTCATTCTTTTAACAATTGGAGGttgtatctctcagggaaaaACCCTCTGGGAGCTGACTAAACAGTTCACtagttttttaaactaattaagcattcttctaaaaaaataaaacttctttattatacatatatctatattatattaattaaatggtaGCAACACACTAATAAGATAAAtgattgaattttataaaaatattttttttactatatacatatattataccttatgtaaaacaaatgttCTTACTTATCTAATTGTTTCCTTGCTGATTTACTGAGGAGGtccattttagttaaaatgttaACATGAGGTAATTCTAAATTCACCATTACACTAAGGGCTGCCATTGttcctaataaatattaaaatttatcataattatacttacttttagtttttgtttattaaagcaGTGAAATAATGCTAAttcaaactaaataattattaatttttgcttGTTTGAATGtaattgtaagaaaaatatgtattttacttGTGAAATAAAGCAAAAAGTGCTAATagatcaaaataattttaactttttctttcAGGGAAATAAGTCCAGATCTTAGGGTAAACTGATTACACTATGGTGTGAATAACTCAGCAAAGTTATCAATATAGTATTGacctatcaatattttattcattatcattGTTGCCTTGTAGCCTGAGTTCTACAATATTCTAAACAAGactgaataatttaatcataattacCTGACAAGAACTTAGCCCCATCAACCATAAACTGTGAATCAATCATGAACACCACACATATCCTAAAGTTCCACTTTTCAAGCTGATCAACCAGTTTTTTAATGACCGGTAAGTGTGTATAGAGTTCTATTTGACCTGGACAGTCAAACAGTATATAGTCATCATCTACATCTCCCAACTGCTCTTCTAGCCAGTCACAGTTTTCTAGTAAAGTTCTGAAattaacagaaaaatatattagacataataattactacttctgttgattaaatatttttattgatttagttcccagaaaaaaaatttgctagactactaaaaaaatcagagCTACTTACTCCATACAAAAAACAAGTCCACCATTAGGCCCAAACTGTAGTTCTTCATCCTCCATAGCATCATCCAGATGAATCAATTCTCGGATATCCACAAGTGGCTGATAGTCAAAATGTTCTGCTGCTGGATCTAAGTTCACTACTTCTACAATTCTCTTTGAATCCATTgcatgttttaatattgttgagCAGTAAGTGGACTGAAATTGTTTTGGCATGGTGAGTGGCACAGTAATCAATGCatcataatatatgcaaaGAACTTGCAAaactcgtttttttttaaatataaaaataataatgttaattacaaTGAAATGTCCTCACTTTTCCACTACCTGCTGGACCCACAACTAATTGTGCATACCGCATCTTTTCAAACTTATGGTTTAGAAGATAAGaaaggttataattttaacatttacataaaacagcGGTAAATATTAGGTTATACGCTTTATTTACATTCTCTCGAGtcgaaaatttaactaaagtatTAAGTTCAATACGGCAATTTTTGCTGATTATtgcgaaaaaaatataa
Proteins encoded:
- the LOC111003305 gene encoding GPN-loop GTPase 3 isoform X2 is translated as MDSKRIVEVVNLDPAAEHFDYQPLVDIRELIHLDDAMEDEELQFGPNGGLVFCMETLLENCDWLEEQLGDVDDDYILFDCPGQIELYTHLPVIKKLVDQLEKWNFRICVVFMIDSQFMVDGAKFLSGTMAALSVMVNLELPHVNILTKMDLLSKSARKQLDNYLDPDPHVLLADMRNVNSRWHEKYAKLTEAIGEVIENFSLVRFYPLNIKDEESIDNILITIDNIIQFGEDADVKVRDFDEPDPENDGDE
- the LOC111003305 gene encoding GPN-loop GTPase 3 isoform X1 is translated as MRYAQLVVGPAGSGKSTYCSTILKHAMDSKRIVEVVNLDPAAEHFDYQPLVDIRELIHLDDAMEDEELQFGPNGGLVFCMETLLENCDWLEEQLGDVDDDYILFDCPGQIELYTHLPVIKKLVDQLEKWNFRICVVFMIDSQFMVDGAKFLSGTMAALSVMVNLELPHVNILTKMDLLSKSARKQLDNYLDPDPHVLLADMRNVNSRWHEKYAKLTEAIGEVIENFSLVRFYPLNIKDEESIDNILITIDNIIQFGEDADVKVRDFDEPDPENDGDE